A part of Halobacillus shinanisalinarum genomic DNA contains:
- a CDS encoding carbohydrate ABC transporter permease: MSAIKDTKQDRIFKTFNYAFLTVALLIVLYPVIYIVSASISDPNLVSQGKMWLFPKGITFEGYKRVFGNEQIWIGYRNTILYTVLGTAINLAVTLPAAYALARKDFAGRNVIMAMFVFTMFFSGGLIPTYLLVKGLGLVNTIWAMVLPNAAAIWNIIICRVFFQVSIPKELEEAAIMDGCSTTKMFFKIIIPLSTPIIAVMALFYGVGHWNNYFNALIYLSDQNLYPLQLVLRQILVLQEMSSGTAGATAMANKAELAAIIKYAVMIVSTLPIIIVYPFLQRFFVKGVMIGSLKG, from the coding sequence ATGTCGGCGATAAAAGATACTAAGCAAGACCGGATTTTTAAAACATTCAATTATGCTTTCCTAACTGTGGCTTTGCTTATTGTTTTATATCCAGTTATCTATATTGTAAGCGCCTCGATAAGTGATCCGAATTTGGTTAGTCAGGGAAAGATGTGGTTGTTTCCCAAGGGTATTACTTTTGAAGGTTATAAGAGGGTTTTTGGAAATGAGCAAATCTGGATTGGTTACCGCAATACAATTCTGTATACCGTTCTCGGGACGGCGATTAACCTGGCTGTTACACTACCTGCGGCCTACGCACTGGCAAGAAAGGATTTTGCTGGAAGAAATGTGATTATGGCGATGTTTGTATTTACGATGTTTTTCAGTGGGGGGTTAATTCCAACCTACCTGCTCGTGAAAGGGCTGGGATTGGTCAATACGATTTGGGCAATGGTTCTGCCGAATGCAGCAGCTATATGGAACATTATCATTTGCCGCGTGTTTTTCCAGGTTTCCATACCAAAGGAATTAGAGGAAGCGGCGATTATGGATGGGTGTTCAACAACAAAAATGTTTTTCAAAATCATTATTCCTTTATCTACCCCAATCATTGCTGTTATGGCGTTATTTTATGGGGTCGGTCACTGGAACAACTACTTCAATGCTTTGATTTATTTGTCAGATCAAAATTTATACCCTTTGCAACTCGTGTTAAGGCAAATTCTTGTCTTACAGGAAATGTCCTCCGGCACTGCTGGCGCAACAGCAATGGCAAATAAAGCTGAACTCGCTGCAATTATCAAATATGCGGTAATGATCGTTTCAACGCTCCCCATCATTATTGTGTACCCGTTCCTGCAACGGTTCTTTGTCAAAGGTGTCATGATCGGCTCTCTCAAAGGTTAA
- a CDS encoding copper homeostasis protein CutC yields MLLEVIATNVNEAKIAFEHGADRIELITGITEGGLTPSYSLIKEVVQAVDIPVHVMVRPHHYSFCYDDEEIQIICEDIEIIRRLGASGIVIGVLTGERKIDEERLKTFICLAGDLDITFHRAFDEVSDQEEALQTLLKYPEVNRILTSGGKKSALEAVPQITKLVSLARDTHLSIIAGNGLTVNSLEAFVQHTEVQEVHLGSGVRCGGKSTERMDPKKISEISTMII; encoded by the coding sequence ATGCTTCTAGAAGTCATTGCGACAAATGTAAATGAGGCTAAAATAGCCTTCGAGCACGGCGCCGACCGCATTGAACTGATTACCGGAATAACAGAAGGCGGATTGACTCCTAGTTACAGCCTAATCAAAGAAGTTGTTCAGGCAGTTGACATACCAGTACATGTTATGGTCCGCCCTCATCATTATTCCTTTTGCTATGACGATGAAGAGATTCAAATTATATGCGAGGATATTGAAATCATTCGCCGTCTTGGTGCATCTGGAATTGTCATCGGTGTATTAACAGGTGAACGGAAGATTGATGAGGAAAGGCTGAAAACCTTCATCTGCTTAGCAGGAGATTTGGATATCACTTTTCATAGGGCTTTTGATGAAGTTTCAGATCAGGAGGAGGCCTTACAGACATTGCTCAAGTATCCAGAAGTTAATCGTATATTAACCTCAGGCGGTAAAAAAAGTGCGTTGGAAGCAGTACCGCAAATCACAAAGCTAGTGAGTCTTGCAAGGGATACGCATCTTTCAATTATTGCTGGAAATGGGTTAACTGTAAATTCTTTAGAAGCATTTGTGCAGCACACAGAGGTTCAGGAGGTCCACTTGGGTTCAGGTGTCCGTTGCGGCGGAAAGTCTACGGAACGTATGGATCCCAAAAAAATCTCTGAAATTTCAACAATGATAATTTAA
- a CDS encoding glycoside hydrolase family 125 protein: MEKTIPESMIRLINEVKDRFANDEKLGEMFEKGFMNTLKTTVERKDDGTTFVITGDIPAMWLRDSAAQVRPYLILAVHDKEVADIVEGVVKRQFQYIVHDPYANAFNKEENGNGHHADNTEMTPLIWERKYEVDSLCYPIQLAYLFWKATGRVSHFNQTFINAAKKIIQTWKIEQEHEKRSSYRFHRENAPNASDTLTRNGKGSLTAKTGMTWSGFRPSDDACKYGYLIPSNMFAVVVLRYLSEIAESVLDDREMKDKSDLLATEINAGIEAHGKVEHPEFGTIYAYETDGFGNHNLIDDANVPSLLSVPYLGYCKTDDLVYQNTRRFILSRENPYYYEGKVARGIGSPHTPERFIWHIALAIQGLTTNDQVESKEILELLKSTDANTYLMHEGFDVDDPSNFTRPWFSWANSMFSEFLLSTCGYYVPGSPGFAESGK; this comes from the coding sequence TTGGAAAAAACAATTCCGGAATCAATGATTCGATTGATCAATGAAGTAAAGGATAGATTTGCAAATGATGAAAAACTCGGTGAAATGTTTGAAAAAGGTTTTATGAATACGCTAAAGACAACAGTCGAACGCAAGGATGACGGTACAACTTTTGTCATCACGGGTGATATCCCGGCGATGTGGTTAAGGGATTCAGCTGCACAAGTTCGCCCGTATTTGATATTGGCAGTTCATGATAAGGAAGTGGCAGATATAGTTGAAGGTGTAGTAAAAAGACAATTTCAATATATTGTTCATGACCCGTATGCAAATGCATTTAATAAAGAGGAGAACGGAAACGGACATCATGCTGATAATACAGAAATGACCCCGCTTATTTGGGAGCGTAAATATGAAGTCGACTCTCTATGCTATCCGATCCAATTAGCATACTTATTTTGGAAAGCAACAGGTCGGGTCTCCCACTTCAATCAAACATTTATAAATGCAGCAAAAAAAATCATACAAACATGGAAAATTGAGCAGGAGCATGAAAAACGTTCTTCTTACCGATTTCATAGGGAAAACGCTCCTAATGCTTCTGACACATTGACACGAAATGGTAAAGGAAGCTTAACAGCTAAAACAGGTATGACATGGTCCGGGTTTCGACCGAGTGATGATGCTTGTAAGTATGGTTATTTAATTCCTTCAAATATGTTTGCTGTTGTTGTGTTAAGATATTTGTCTGAAATCGCGGAAAGTGTTCTGGACGACCGTGAAATGAAAGATAAGTCCGATCTATTGGCCACGGAAATAAATGCAGGGATCGAAGCCCATGGAAAGGTCGAACATCCTGAATTCGGAACGATCTATGCTTACGAAACAGATGGATTTGGAAACCACAATTTGATAGATGATGCCAATGTTCCTAGTTTATTATCAGTTCCTTACTTAGGATATTGTAAGACAGACGACCTTGTTTATCAAAATACACGCCGATTTATTTTGAGTAGGGAAAATCCTTATTACTACGAAGGGAAAGTCGCAAGAGGGATTGGGAGTCCGCATACACCAGAAAGGTTCATCTGGCATATCGCACTTGCGATTCAAGGGTTAACAACCAATGACCAAGTTGAAAGCAAAGAGATCCTGGAATTGTTAAAATCGACGGATGCAAATACTTATTTAATGCATGAAGGCTTTGACGTTGACGACCCTAGCAATTTTACAAGGCCATGGTTTTCCTGGGCTAATTCCATGTTCAGTGAATTTCTGTTAAGTACATGCGGTTATTATGTTCCGGGGAGCCCAGGGTTTGCGGAGTCGGGGAAATAG
- a CDS encoding ABC transporter permease, which produces MNNNSQATTQQANLDPVAEGVEHEKKVHRIRPKPRPKKKKKKKILQNWELYLFVLPAVLYFAIFHYIPLYGAQIAFKDFIPSEGIWGSPWVGFENFTRFFESYYFWDLIKNTLGISLYSLAVGFPLPIILALALNEVKDNLFKRSVQTITYAPHFISVVVMSGMIIAFLSPATGIINHIIVLFGFDPISFMSDPDWFKTVYVFSDVWQNTGWGTIIYLAALAGVDPQQHEAAIVDGASRWQRIWYINIPALIPTMIILLILNTGNLLAVGFEKILLLQNPLNMESSDVIATFVYRSGILDAQYSFASAVGLFNAVINAILLIAVNQIAKKRSETSLW; this is translated from the coding sequence ATGAACAACAACAGTCAAGCTACGACACAGCAGGCGAATCTAGATCCGGTTGCCGAGGGTGTGGAGCACGAAAAGAAAGTTCACAGAATTAGGCCGAAACCGCGTCCGAAAAAGAAAAAAAAGAAAAAGATTTTACAGAATTGGGAACTGTACCTTTTTGTCCTTCCTGCAGTCCTTTATTTTGCCATTTTTCATTATATTCCGTTGTATGGTGCGCAAATTGCATTTAAGGACTTTATTCCGTCAGAGGGCATTTGGGGGAGCCCTTGGGTAGGATTTGAAAATTTTACTCGCTTTTTTGAATCTTATTATTTCTGGGACCTGATTAAAAACACGCTGGGTATCAGTCTTTATTCACTGGCTGTAGGATTTCCTTTACCGATTATTCTTGCTTTGGCACTCAATGAAGTAAAGGACAACCTATTTAAACGCAGTGTTCAAACAATTACCTATGCTCCTCACTTCATTTCTGTGGTTGTTATGTCAGGGATGATCATAGCTTTTCTGTCACCCGCAACAGGGATCATCAATCATATTATTGTCTTATTCGGTTTTGATCCGATTTCGTTTATGTCTGATCCCGATTGGTTTAAAACCGTTTACGTTTTCTCAGATGTATGGCAAAACACCGGCTGGGGGACAATTATTTACCTTGCTGCTTTAGCAGGCGTCGACCCTCAGCAACATGAAGCTGCAATTGTCGATGGTGCCTCACGCTGGCAGCGTATTTGGTACATCAACATTCCGGCGCTGATTCCGACAATGATTATATTACTGATCTTAAATACAGGAAATTTATTGGCTGTCGGTTTCGAAAAGATATTATTGCTTCAAAATCCGTTGAATATGGAATCCTCTGATGTTATTGCAACGTTTGTGTACAGGAGTGGTATTCTTGATGCACAATACAGTTTTGCTTCTGCTGTCGGTCTGTTTAATGCTGTGATCAATGCGATTCTGCTCATCGCAGTGAATCAAATTGCGAAAAAAAGAAGCGAGACAAGTCTATGGTAA
- a CDS encoding PKD domain-containing protein gives MKVGLSFEENPEEFVFLKTKKTNPNGWYTETIPLERFRGKQIAAISLYFDSNKKIEDYTINIGQLSVRKAQIGKNSASLPTVSGLKVTDVDFEDGIYADTRIKWDRLSDTDVKRYEVYRIKPDGTKEFLGATPNHVYYVQQFRRIAKEDETVFEVVAIDQQYRHGETARVNFKWPPYPEPTADFSVDKTFVTPGEKVTFFNQSSEVTETLSWEFPEGTPSTSTKDQPVVTYEQPGTYSVTLSAKNSEGEDVITKEALITVSEKADEATNIAQGKPASADGACIKTEQPKYAVDGDPSSKWCALGEEPHWLTIDLGGEYLVSKFVVKHAEAGGESASFNTSGFKLQISQDGEHWTEVKEVKGNKYAVSHHPVPLTNAKYARLKITKAGQGSGSTTRIYEFEVYGIKN, from the coding sequence ATGAAAGTGGGCTTGTCTTTCGAAGAAAACCCCGAAGAATTTGTCTTTCTCAAAACGAAAAAGACGAATCCAAACGGTTGGTATACGGAAACTATTCCGCTAGAAAGATTTCGAGGCAAACAAATTGCGGCGATTTCATTGTACTTTGACAGCAATAAAAAGATTGAAGACTATACGATCAATATCGGACAGCTATCGGTTAGAAAAGCACAGATAGGGAAGAATTCCGCTTCTCTTCCTACAGTCTCTGGTCTGAAGGTTACTGATGTCGATTTTGAGGACGGTATTTATGCTGATACAAGAATCAAGTGGGATCGACTTAGCGACACGGATGTAAAAAGGTATGAAGTTTATCGCATCAAGCCTGACGGAACAAAAGAGTTCCTTGGTGCAACCCCTAATCATGTTTACTACGTTCAGCAGTTTAGAAGAATTGCAAAAGAAGATGAAACCGTGTTTGAGGTTGTCGCTATTGACCAACAATATAGGCACGGAGAAACGGCACGTGTCAATTTCAAATGGCCTCCGTACCCTGAGCCAACCGCTGATTTCAGTGTAGATAAAACCTTTGTTACCCCTGGAGAAAAAGTTACATTTTTTAATCAGTCCTCAGAAGTGACCGAAACACTTTCTTGGGAGTTTCCGGAGGGCACCCCTTCGACAAGCACAAAAGATCAACCTGTCGTAACCTATGAACAACCGGGTACGTACAGTGTAACGTTGTCAGCCAAAAATAGCGAAGGTGAGGATGTTATCACAAAAGAGGCATTAATTACAGTCAGTGAGAAGGCCGATGAAGCAACGAATATTGCACAGGGTAAACCGGCTTCGGCCGACGGTGCATGTATCAAAACAGAACAGCCGAAATACGCTGTTGACGGAGATCCCAGCAGCAAATGGTGTGCACTCGGTGAGGAACCACACTGGCTAACTATTGATTTGGGGGGAGAATATCTTGTCAGCAAATTTGTTGTCAAGCATGCTGAAGCAGGTGGCGAATCGGCTTCTTTTAACACAAGTGGTTTTAAGCTTCAAATCAGCCAGGACGGAGAACATTGGACTGAGGTTAAGGAGGTAAAGGGAAACAAATATGCTGTAAGTCACCATCCTGTTCCTCTAACAAACGCGAAATATGCAAGGTTGAAGATTACAAAAGCAGGCCAGGGAAGTGGTTCCACAACTCGTATTTATGAGTTTGAGGTTTATGGAATTAAAAACTGA
- a CDS encoding alpha-mannosidase → MSDKKIVHIISHTHWDREWYLPYEKHHVLLIKLMDTLLKTLDKDSEYKSFHLDGQTIILEDYLQVRPEMKEKLEKYIREGRIHIGPWYILQDEFLTSSEANIRNLLIGRKDASQYGEEAKVGYFPDSFGNMGQAPQILKQAGIETAVFGRGVKPTGFNNTVAEVENYESPYSEMIWKGPDESSVLGILFANWYSNGNEVPVEKEEAAMYWQKAIKEAVKYASTPQLLMMNGCDHQPVQTNLSQAIQTARQLFPEVEFIHSNFNDYIKSVQETLPEDLKEIHGELRSQRTDGWGTLVNTASSRIYLKQMNHQCQTLLEKVAEPLASYAHLLGTDYPYHLFNYAWKTLMQNHPHDSICGCSVDEVHREMKTRFEKSKHITEMIVDHSLQSITEKIDTSRFSRWGRSARPFTVFNSTGWDRSGVVSVQIDLERHYYSEGVSKQQLKELNLEEKVLVDDKGRELDCGVEDLGIVFGYDLPEDKFRQPYMARRICITFEAEKVPALGFQTFAWVDPIEMNVSESSSSLIINDCEMENDYLKLKIENNGSLTVTEKGGGHTFENLCIYEDSGDIGNEYMFRQPDGEKALTTKDVQAKVRLIEDQPFRGTFEITHEWQIPGKANELLDQEQKEYVWFTERKAKRVEKTVPLTIRTLVSLEKNGKGLEVQTSFNNEAKDHRVRALFPTDIEADTHVADSIFEAAERDNVPAPEWDNPSNCQHQQAFVSVNNEKVGLTVTNHGLNEYEILQDGRSTIALTLLRSVGELGDWGVFPTPEAQCLGEHTVRFKIIPCLYHEENSDSYIEAYQYQVPWSVQQIGVHEGDLPAIDSPIEWEGSNLAFSSMKVAEDTGDLMLRWFNLSKEDQQLILKPKTSFERIYMSNVMEEEVDDVHLDKTYIPVRKCEIVTLGLSNPDKKI, encoded by the coding sequence ATGTCGGATAAGAAAATTGTACACATTATTTCTCATACCCATTGGGACCGCGAATGGTATTTACCCTATGAAAAACATCATGTTTTGTTAATTAAGCTGATGGACACTTTGCTTAAGACACTGGATAAGGATTCAGAATATAAAAGCTTTCATCTTGATGGACAAACAATTATTCTTGAAGACTATCTACAGGTCCGTCCTGAGATGAAGGAAAAGCTGGAAAAATATATTCGTGAAGGGCGCATTCACATTGGGCCATGGTACATTTTGCAGGACGAGTTTCTAACAAGCAGTGAAGCGAATATACGCAATCTTCTTATTGGTCGCAAAGATGCGTCACAGTATGGGGAGGAAGCGAAGGTCGGTTATTTTCCAGACTCATTCGGCAATATGGGACAGGCACCGCAAATCCTAAAGCAAGCAGGTATTGAAACGGCGGTTTTCGGTAGAGGGGTAAAACCCACCGGCTTTAACAATACAGTGGCGGAAGTTGAAAACTATGAGTCTCCTTATTCAGAAATGATCTGGAAAGGCCCCGATGAATCCTCTGTACTCGGAATTTTATTTGCCAATTGGTATAGCAACGGAAATGAAGTTCCTGTGGAAAAAGAAGAGGCGGCAATGTATTGGCAGAAGGCAATTAAGGAGGCAGTCAAATACGCTTCCACGCCGCAGCTTTTAATGATGAACGGGTGTGATCATCAGCCTGTCCAGACGAATTTGTCTCAAGCCATCCAGACAGCACGACAATTGTTTCCGGAGGTTGAATTTATTCATTCTAATTTTAACGATTATATAAAATCAGTACAGGAAACGTTACCCGAGGATTTGAAAGAGATTCATGGAGAATTAAGGAGTCAGCGTACGGACGGTTGGGGAACGCTGGTTAACACGGCGTCTTCAAGAATATATCTTAAGCAAATGAATCACCAGTGCCAGACACTTCTTGAAAAGGTTGCGGAGCCGCTAGCTTCTTATGCTCACTTACTTGGCACGGATTACCCATATCATCTTTTCAACTATGCTTGGAAAACATTAATGCAGAACCATCCACACGACAGCATTTGCGGGTGTAGTGTGGATGAGGTCCATCGTGAAATGAAAACTCGTTTTGAGAAAAGTAAGCATATAACCGAGATGATCGTGGACCACAGCCTTCAGTCTATTACGGAAAAAATCGATACAAGCCGTTTTTCGAGGTGGGGGAGAAGTGCACGTCCATTTACTGTGTTCAATTCAACAGGGTGGGATCGAAGCGGGGTTGTTTCGGTACAAATTGATTTGGAACGCCATTACTATTCAGAGGGTGTATCCAAACAACAGTTAAAAGAATTGAATCTTGAAGAAAAAGTTTTAGTCGATGATAAGGGTCGTGAATTGGATTGCGGTGTTGAAGACTTAGGAATTGTTTTTGGCTATGATTTGCCGGAAGACAAGTTCCGCCAGCCGTACATGGCCCGCAGGATATGTATAACCTTTGAAGCGGAAAAAGTTCCCGCGTTAGGTTTTCAGACTTTTGCATGGGTAGACCCAATAGAAATGAATGTATCAGAGTCATCATCTTCTTTAATCATAAATGACTGCGAAATGGAGAACGACTATCTCAAATTAAAAATTGAAAATAACGGGTCTCTGACAGTGACAGAAAAAGGTGGGGGCCATACATTTGAAAATCTATGTATCTATGAAGACAGTGGCGATATTGGGAACGAGTATATGTTTAGACAGCCTGACGGTGAAAAGGCGCTTACAACAAAAGATGTGCAAGCAAAAGTTCGATTGATTGAAGACCAACCCTTCCGAGGCACTTTTGAAATCACCCATGAATGGCAAATCCCTGGTAAAGCAAACGAGCTGTTGGACCAAGAACAAAAGGAGTATGTATGGTTTACAGAACGAAAAGCCAAAAGGGTAGAAAAGACAGTTCCTTTAACAATTAGGACATTAGTCAGCCTTGAAAAGAATGGGAAAGGACTTGAGGTGCAAACCTCATTTAACAATGAGGCGAAAGATCACCGGGTTCGGGCATTATTCCCTACAGATATTGAAGCGGATACTCATGTGGCAGATTCGATTTTTGAAGCTGCGGAACGCGATAATGTTCCGGCTCCGGAATGGGATAACCCAAGCAATTGTCAGCATCAACAGGCGTTTGTAAGTGTAAATAATGAAAAAGTGGGTTTAACGGTTACAAATCACGGTTTGAATGAATACGAAATTCTCCAAGATGGTAGGAGTACGATTGCATTGACTCTACTTCGGTCGGTTGGTGAACTCGGAGACTGGGGTGTTTTCCCGACCCCTGAAGCCCAGTGTCTCGGAGAACACACAGTCCGGTTTAAGATCATTCCATGCCTTTATCACGAGGAAAATTCGGACTCTTATATTGAAGCTTATCAATACCAAGTTCCGTGGAGTGTCCAACAAATAGGAGTTCATGAAGGTGATTTACCTGCCATTGATTCACCTATTGAATGGGAAGGATCCAACCTTGCATTTTCCTCGATGAAAGTGGCCGAAGATACAGGGGATCTAATGTTAAGGTGGTTCAATTTATCGAAGGAGGATCAACAACTTATTCTAAAGCCGAAGACGAGCTTTGAAAGAATTTACATGAGTAATGTGATGGAAGAGGAAGTTGACGATGTGCACCTGGATAAGACCTACATACCCGTAAGGAAGTGTGAAATCGTCACATTGGGTCTATCAAATCCAGATAAAAAGATCTAG
- a CDS encoding extracellular solute-binding protein, whose protein sequence is MKKTFFGMLSIVLVLSMLSGCFYKQSSSDEEQTKVKEPSKLFNETGYPIVDEQIKLTLFGPNIGITEWKDMQFFKEMKEKTNVTFNFKTPPSDSIETKKNLTFASGDLPDIFYGSSLTQEEQVKYGSQGLLVPLEDLIKKFAPNIQKMLEEKPDVRKAITTQDGHIYSLPYVNQSLPWDRGPMWFNGEWLENLNVKKLPKTTEELYHLLKRFKTEDPNQNGKQDEIPLTGFGIEDIRQWFLGAFGHLSDKRYPGIEVIGGEVMYAPIQPGYKKYLTYMNKLWEENLLDHETFSQTDEQKNAKGKNNQVGLFSNWFPHFTLGGPSDSTDNPMMYPVKGPNVDEPVIPISTGIDEGQFSITNKNEHPAASIRWVDYSYDKRGSNFLHYGEEGGFWEWENKEGNIRTHLEPPKGFESGEEYRGTLTPAYGIAAPTWFRKEDEKGWNDKFTQFTYSETEEKIRPYGQVPIPPVFLTKEESETVSRILSDLETYVVQMEAKFITGQKPLSDWGSYVKTIKDMNVDQLVDIYSEAYKRYQNK, encoded by the coding sequence ATGAAAAAAACTTTTTTCGGAATGTTGTCAATTGTTCTTGTGTTATCGATGTTGTCAGGGTGTTTCTATAAGCAATCCTCTTCTGATGAAGAACAAACGAAGGTAAAGGAGCCTTCAAAGTTATTTAATGAAACCGGGTACCCAATTGTTGATGAACAAATCAAATTGACCCTGTTTGGACCGAATATCGGAATAACCGAATGGAAAGATATGCAATTTTTCAAAGAGATGAAGGAAAAGACCAACGTTACTTTTAATTTTAAAACACCGCCTTCGGATAGTATAGAAACAAAGAAAAATCTGACTTTTGCAAGTGGTGATCTACCGGACATCTTTTACGGATCTTCGCTTACTCAAGAAGAACAAGTGAAATACGGCAGTCAAGGTTTATTAGTTCCTCTTGAAGATTTAATCAAAAAATTTGCCCCCAACATTCAAAAAATGCTCGAAGAGAAACCTGACGTAAGAAAAGCGATTACGACACAGGATGGACACATTTATTCTCTTCCGTACGTAAACCAGTCTTTACCGTGGGATCGCGGGCCGATGTGGTTCAATGGAGAGTGGCTGGAAAACCTTAATGTAAAAAAATTACCGAAAACTACAGAAGAACTTTATCATCTTTTAAAACGGTTCAAAACCGAAGATCCGAATCAAAATGGAAAACAAGATGAAATCCCATTGACGGGCTTTGGAATTGAAGATATTCGCCAGTGGTTTTTAGGTGCTTTCGGCCATCTTTCGGACAAACGTTATCCTGGTATCGAAGTCATAGGTGGGGAAGTCATGTATGCTCCGATTCAGCCAGGTTATAAAAAGTACTTAACGTATATGAATAAGCTCTGGGAAGAAAATCTTCTCGACCATGAAACATTCTCCCAAACTGATGAACAAAAGAATGCTAAAGGGAAAAATAACCAGGTTGGGTTGTTTTCCAACTGGTTCCCGCACTTTACACTCGGTGGTCCTAGTGATAGTACGGATAACCCAATGATGTATCCGGTAAAAGGACCGAATGTAGATGAACCGGTTATTCCAATAAGCACTGGAATTGACGAAGGTCAATTTTCAATTACAAATAAAAATGAACACCCGGCTGCATCCATTCGCTGGGTCGATTATTCATACGACAAAAGGGGATCTAATTTCCTCCATTATGGAGAAGAAGGTGGATTCTGGGAGTGGGAAAATAAAGAGGGAAATATCCGGACCCATCTTGAGCCGCCGAAAGGTTTCGAGAGTGGTGAGGAATACCGCGGGACCTTGACCCCGGCCTATGGTATCGCCGCGCCAACGTGGTTCCGGAAAGAAGATGAAAAGGGGTGGAATGATAAATTCACCCAGTTTACTTATTCAGAAACAGAGGAGAAAATTCGTCCGTATGGCCAGGTCCCAATTCCACCTGTTTTCTTAACTAAAGAAGAATCTGAGACGGTCAGCCGCATCCTTTCCGATTTGGAAACCTATGTAGTACAGATGGAAGCAAAATTTATTACGGGACAAAAGCCATTGTCCGACTGGGGCAGCTATGTCAAAACAATTAAGGATATGAATGTTGATCAACTCGTCGATATTTACTCAGAGGCATATAAACGTTACCAGAATAAGTAA
- a CDS encoding endo-beta-N-acetylglucosaminidase, whose protein sequence is MKSINQFLLVSVVFIITLIGFISHSYAQQPYTPYWYPEQLLKWNPEENIDAPFNRGTIPLKDRFEGYKVNEHAMNAPQVVALSAMNPTTSGVPSQGSGDSEVYAFNYWQYTDLLVYWGGSAGEGIIVPPSADVIDAAHKNGVPVLGTIFFPPEYYGGKFEWVKETLQQRSDGSFPVADKLIEVAEYYGFDGWFINQETAGGDEETANRMQKFLKYLQKNKPEGMHVMWYDAMTESGKVNWQNALTNANDMFFQDKTEKVSDSMFLNFWWEDMQVSSEKALSLGRSPYDLFAGINVGADGYHTDVAWDGLFPDGENPNVSLGMYRPDWTFTSSDNQKQFYTKANHFWVGPNGDPTNTETVSDWKGIANYIVAKSSINELPFTTNFNTGNGEMFAVKGEILKEAEWNNRSLQDILPTWRWIADSDGKALEPSLDWKTAYYGGVH, encoded by the coding sequence ATGAAATCTATCAACCAATTCTTGTTGGTTTCAGTGGTCTTTATTATCACACTCATCGGATTTATATCGCACTCTTATGCTCAACAACCCTATACACCGTATTGGTATCCTGAACAGTTGCTGAAATGGAACCCAGAAGAAAATATAGATGCGCCTTTCAACAGAGGGACTATTCCGCTAAAAGATAGATTTGAAGGATACAAGGTGAACGAACATGCAATGAACGCCCCACAAGTTGTGGCACTCTCGGCAATGAATCCAACAACCAGCGGCGTGCCTTCACAAGGTTCCGGTGATTCTGAAGTCTATGCTTTCAACTACTGGCAGTACACAGATTTACTAGTTTATTGGGGAGGATCAGCGGGTGAGGGGATTATTGTCCCGCCAAGTGCAGACGTCATTGATGCTGCTCATAAAAACGGTGTTCCGGTATTGGGAACAATCTTTTTTCCGCCAGAATATTACGGAGGGAAATTTGAATGGGTAAAGGAAACTCTTCAACAGCGATCTGACGGCTCATTCCCTGTTGCTGATAAATTAATTGAAGTTGCTGAGTATTATGGTTTTGATGGTTGGTTTATTAACCAGGAAACGGCAGGAGGTGATGAAGAAACTGCAAATAGGATGCAGAAATTTTTGAAGTATCTTCAAAAAAACAAACCAGAAGGTATGCATGTCATGTGGTACGACGCGATGACGGAAAGCGGTAAGGTTAACTGGCAAAATGCACTTACAAATGCCAATGATATGTTTTTTCAAGACAAGACGGAAAAAGTATCTGACAGTATGTTTCTTAATTTCTGGTGGGAAGATATGCAAGTTTCTAGTGAAAAGGCATTGAGTCTTGGCAGAAGTCCATATGATTTATTTGCCGGAATCAATGTAGGAGCGGATGGATATCATACCGATGTTGCCTGGGATGGTCTTTTCCCAGATGGGGAAAATCCGAATGTTTCACTTGGGATGTATCGACCTGATTGGACGTTCACTAGCTCTGATAATCAGAAGCAATTTTACACAAAAGCAAATCACTTCTGGGTGGGGCCAAACGGAGATCCGACGAATACGGAAACCGTTTCAGATTGGAAGGGAATCGCAAATTATATCGTTGCAAAATCATCAATCAACGAGCTTCCTTTCACGACAAACTTTAATACCGGCAATGGTGAAATGTTCGCAGTCAAAGGGGAAATCCTAAAAGAGGCGGAATGGAATAATCGAAGCCTTCAAGACATTCTCCCAACATGGCGCTGGATTGCGGATAGTGATGGGAAAGCCCTTGAACCAAGCTTGGATTGGAAGACTGCCTATTATGGGGGAGTTCACTAA